The Streptomyces sp. 11x1 genomic sequence GCGTGCAACTCGGCGGCCACGGACAGCTCTTGGGGGCTCGGCACGAGGAACAGGTCCTCGTCGTCCGGAACCGGCACCAGTACACCCAGGTCGACGGCGTCCGCCACCGCCGTCTCGTCGGGAGGGCCGCCGAACCGTTCGATCAACTCGGTCCGCGAGATCCGTACGGCCCTCTCGTCGGTCCACGGCCCCTCGACCTCCGCGGCCAGGCCGAGGACCCCGCCGAGACCGCGGCCCGTGTCCCACGCCTCCAGGAGCTCCTTGATGGAGGCGAGGGTGTAGCCGCGGTCGAGGAGGTCGGCGATCTGGCGCAGCCTGGTCAGGTGCGCGTCGGAGTACACGTTGGCGCGGCCGCGCCGCTCGGGGCTCGGGAGGAGTCCGCGGTCCTGGTAGGCGCGGATCGTGCGGACCGTGACGCCGCTGTGGTGCGCCAGGTCGTCGATGCGGTACACGGCGCCCGCCGGTGCGTCGTCCCGCTCGTCCCGCTCGACCCGACGGCTCACAGTGGCGGCTCCATACGGGCGAGCGCGCGCAGCGCCCGGGGGGTGAACCGGGACATGAAGCGTCCGCCGCGGGCCTCCGGGGTGACGGGGACGACCGCCTGGTCGCGGACGACGGCGCGCAGGACGGCTTCCGCGACCTTCTCCGGCGGGTAGTTCCGCAGCCCGTAGAGCTTCGCGGCCCTCCGCTGCCGGCGCTTCTCCTCCGCGGCGTCGACACCGGCGAAGCGCGCGGTCGACGTGATGGAGGTGTTGACGATGCCGGGACAGATCGCCGACACCCCGATGTCCCGCCCGGCCAGTTCCGCGCGCAGGCACTCGCTGAGCATCAGGACCGCCGCCTTGGAGGTGCTGTACGCGGGCAGCGAGCGGGAGGGCAGATACGCGGCGGCCGAGGCGATGTTGACGATGTGGCCTCCCTGGCCGCGCTCGGCCATCTGCCTGCCGAAGAGCCGGCAGCCGTGGATCACGCCCCAGAGGTTGACGTCGAGGACCTTGCGCCAGTCCTCGACAGAGGTGTCCAGGAAGGACCCGGACAGCCCGATCCCCGCGTTGTTCACCAGCACGTCGACCACGCCGTACTCGGTGGCGACCTTCTCGGCGAGCTTCGCCATGGCCTGCTCGTCCGAGACGTCGACCGCCTCCGCCCAGGCTTCGGGGGCGCCGCGCAGCCGGGACGACTCGGCGGTGCGGGCCGCCCCTTCGGCGTTCACGTCGACGGCGACGACGCGTGCCCCCGACTCGGCGAACGCGAGGGCCGTGGCCCGGCCGATGCCGTCGGCCGCGCCGGTGACCAGCACCAACTGCCCGCCGAATCGGTCCGTGTGCTTTCCGGTGGCCGTCGGGGCCTCGCGCCCGCCCTCGGTCGCCGTGACGAAGTCGGCTATCCAGCCGACCAGTTGATCGGGCCGGGTGCGTGGGATCCAGTGCTTGGCCGGCAGGGTGCGGCGGGTGAGGCGCGGAACCCATGACTCCAGGTCGTCGTAGAGCCGTTCGGAGAGGAACTGGTCGCCCTGGGGCGTGATGAGCTGCACGGGCACATGGGCGTACGCGTCGTCCCGGGGGCGGGACAGACGGGCGCGCATGTTGTCCCGGTACAGCCAGGCCCCGTGCGCGGCGTCGGTGGGCAACGACGCGCTCGGGTAGTCGCCCGGGGGCAGCTTCTCGGCTCTACGGACCATGCCGGGCCACCACTTGCCGAGAGGGCCGCGCCAGGCGAGCTCGGGCAGTACGGGGGTGTGCAGTACGTAGATGTACCAGGACCGGGCTCCCTGGCCCAGCAGCTGGCCGATCCGGGACGGGGTCGGGCGTCGCACCCGCCGTTTGATCCAGTGCCCCATGTGGTCGAGGGAGGGGCCGGACATCGAGGTGAAGGACGCGACGCGCCCCTCGGTGCGCTCGACCGTCGCGAACTCCCAGCCCTGGACCGATCCCCAGTCGTGTCCCACCAGGTGCACGGGGCGGTCCGGGCTGACGGCGTCCGCGACGGCCAGGAAGTCGTCCGTCAGCTTCTCCAGCGTGAATCCGCCCCGCAGCGGCTTCGGCGCCGTGGAGCCGCCGTGGCCGCGCACGTCGTAGAGCACCACGTGGAAGCGCTCCGCGAGCCGTACGGCGACCTCGGACCAGACCTCCTTGGAGTCGGGATAGCCGTGCACGAACAGAATGGTCGGGCGCTCGGGGTCGCCCAGTTCGGCGACGCTCAGCTCGACCCCGTCCGCACGCACCCTGCGCTCCCGCGCGTCTTCGAGCGTCCCCGCATCCGCCATGTCTCCCTCTCCGGCCGAGGCCACCACCCCGCCCGCCTTCGTCGACTACGGTCCGTGCTCGCGCCGTGACATCAACGACTGTGCCAGCGAGCGGTGGCTGCGTCAACGGGCGCGTACGGGCTGTGGAAAACCGCCGGGCGTGACGACGGGCACGCCGAGAAAACAGGCCCGAAGACCGAGAAGACAGGCCCGAAGACCGAGAAAACAGGCCCGCAGAACAGCCCGAAGTACAGCCCGAAGTACAACCCGAAGAACCAAGCGAACGCGGGCACGAAACCGTGGCGCCGTTCGTTCCCTCTCATGACGGCCGCTCATGGCCGCACACCGCCGCCCAAGGACGGCGGCACGGAGCCGTCCCGTCACTCGACCTTCAGGGTGACCCCTAGGGGGACCGGCGGTGGAGGCCCCCTAGGAGCCCGTACGACTCGAGGGTGAGGAAGAAGCAACCCCGCGGGCTGACGACCGCGGCGTCCCGCGCCCCTAATGTCTAAATCGTGACTGTGATCGCGACCGAAAGCCTGAGCAAGCGGTTCCCGAGGGTGACCGCTCTTGACCGGCTCTCCGTGGACATCGGACCCGGTGTGACCGGACTCGTCGGTGCCAATGGCGCCGGCAAGTCCACACTGATCAAAATCCTGCTGGGTCTGTCCCCCGCCTCGGAGGGCCGTGCCGAAGTGCTCGGCCTGGACGTCGCCGCCAAGGGCGGCGCCATCCGCGAGCGCGTGGGGTACATGCCGGAGCACGACTGCCTGCCCCCCGACGTCTCGGCCACCGAGTTCGTCGTGCACATGGCCCGCATGTCCGGACTCCCGCCGACCGCCGCGCGCGAGCGCACCGCGGACACCCTGCGCCATGTCGGCCTGTACGAGGAGCGGTACCGCCCCATCGGCGGCTACTCCACGGGCATGAAGCAGCGGGTGAAGCTCGCCCAGGCCCTGGTGCACGATCCGCAGCTGGTCTTCCTGGACGAGCCGACCAACGGCCTGGACCCGGTCGGCCGGGACGAGATGCTCGGCCTCATCCGCCGCATCCACACCGACTTCGGCATCTCCGTCCTCGTCACCTCCCATCTCCTCGGCGAGCTGGAGCGCACCTGCGACCACGTGGTCGTCGTCGACGGCGGCAAGCTCCTGCGGTCCAGCTCCACCAGGGACTTCACCCAGAGCACGGCGACCCTCGCGATCGAGGTCACCGACAGCGACGAGCACCCGGACGGCACGGGCGCGCTGCGGCAGGCACTCCACGCGCGCGGAGTCACCGTCTCCGACGGCAGCGGCCTCCCCGGCGCCGGGCACATCCTGCTGCTCACCGCCCAGGGCGAGGAGACCTACGACCTGGTCCGGGACGTCGTCGCCGACCTGGGCCTCGGTCTGGTCCGCATGGAGCAGCGCAGGCACCAGATCGCCGAGGTCTTCCAGGACCACGACGCGCAGACCGGCACCCGGAGCGCCCAGGACGCAGGAAAGGAGGCGGTCGGCCATGGCGGTTGAGCAGCACGGTGCACCGGCACCGTCCCTCAGCGGCGGACCCGCCCGCACGGGCGAGCAGAGCCGTATCCACAACATCGGATACCGCTCCTACGACGGCCCCCGCCTCGGCCGCGCCTACGCCCGGCGCTCGCTGTACTCGCAGTCGCTGCGCGGCGCCTACGGACTGGGCCGCTCGGCCAAGTCGAAGGTGTTGCCCATGCTGCTGTTCGCGGTCATGTGCGTGCCGGCGGCCATCATGGTGGCGGTGGCGGTCGCCACCCAGGCCAACGACCTGCCCGTGAAGTACACCGACTACGCGGTGATCATGCAGGCCGTCATCGGCCTGTACGTGGCCTCCCAGGCGCCGCAAGCCGTCTCGCGCGACCTGCGGTTCAAGACCGTCCCGCTGTACTTCTCGCGCCCGATCGAGACCGCCGACTACGTCCGCGCGAAGTTCGCGGCGCTGACCTCGGCGCTGTTCGTCCTCACCGCGGTGCCCCTGCTCGTGCTCTACATCGGCGCGCTGCTGGCCAAGCTCGACTTCACCGACCAGACCAAGGGATTGGCGCAGGGACTGGTGTCCGTGGCGTTGCTGTCGCTCCTCTTCGCCGGTATCGGCCTGGTGATCTCGGCGGTCACCCCGCGGCGGGGCTTCGGCATCGCGGCCGTCATCGCCGTCCTGACCATCTCCTACGGCGCGGTCTCCGTCGTCCAGGCCATCGCCACCGAGCAGAACAGCTCGGCCACGGTGCCCTGGCTCGGCTTCTTCTCGCCCATCACCCTCATCGACGGCGTACAGACCGCCTTCCTGGGCGCCACCTCCGCCTTCCCCGGCGGGCACGGGCCCTCCGACGGGCAGGGAGCCCTCTACGTCCTCGTCGTCCTGGGTCTCATCGCCGGTTCCTACGGCCTGCTGATGCGCCGCTACCGAAAGGTCGGGCTGTGACCACGCTCAACATCGACCACGTCTCCCGCTGGTTCGGCAACGTGGTGGCGGTCAACGACGTCACGATGACGATCGGCCCCGGAGTCACCGGCCTGCTCGGCCCGAACGGCGCCGGCAAGTCCACCCTCATCAACATGATGGGCGGCTTCCTCGCCCCCTCCACGGGCTCCGTCACCCTCGACGGGACGCCGGTGTGGCGCAACGAGCAGATCTACAAGCACATCGGCATCGTGCCGGAGCGCGAGGCGATGTACGACTTCCTCACTGGCCGCGAATTCGTCGTCGCCAACGCCGAGTTGCACGGCCTCGGGGCGACCGCCGCCCAGCGTGCGCTCGCCACGGTGGAGATGGAGTACGCGCAGGACCGCAAGATCTCGACGTACTCCAAGGGCATGCGCCAGCGCGTGAAGATGGCGTCGGCGCTGGTCCACGAACCGTCGCTGCTCCTCCTCGACGAGCCGTTCAACGGCATGGATCCGCGCCAGCGCATGCAGCTCATGGACCTGCTGCGGCGGATGGGCGACGAGGGCCGCACGGTGCTGTTCTCGTCCCACATCCTCGAAGAGGTCGAGCAGTTGGCGGCCCACATCGAGGTGATCGTCGCCGGCCGGCACGCGGCGAGCGGTGACTTCCGGCGCATCCGCCGGCTGATGACCGACCGCCCCCACCGCTATCTGGTGCGCTCCAGCGACGACCGGGCCCTGGCCGCGGCGCTGATCGCCGACCCGTCGACCGCCGGGATCGAAGTGGATCTGGCCGAGGGCGCGTTGCGCATCCAGGCCGTCGACTTCGGGCGGTTCACGACCCTGCTGCCGAGGGTGGCCCGGGACCACGGCATCCGTCTGCTCACGGTCTCGCCGTCGGACGAGTCCCTCGAGTCCGTCTTCTCGTATCTCGTCGCGGCGTAGGAGGCCGAAGATGTACGACCCCACAGTCGCCCGGCTCACCTACCGGGCCCTGCTCGGCCGCCGTCGGGCCCTCATCCTCAGCGCGCTGCCCGCCCTGTTGATCGTGCTCTCCGTGGCCGTACGCGCCCTGAGCGGCGCCGACGACCAGGTGGCGGCGGATCTCCTGGGCGGATTCGCGCTCGCCACGATGGTGCCGATCATCGGCGTCATCGCGGGAACGGGCGCGATCGGACCGGAGATCGACGACGGCTCGGTGGTGTATCTGCTCGCCAAGCCGGTGAAGCGGCCGACGATCATCTTCACCAAGCTGATCGTGGCGATCGCCGTGACCATGGCCTTCTCGGCCGTACCGACGCTGATCGCGGGCCTGATCCTCAACGGCAACGGGCAGCAGATCGCCGTCGCCTACACCGTGGCGGCGCTGGTCGCCTCGATCGCGTACGCCGCGATGTTCCTGCTCCTCGGGACGGTCACCCGGCACGCGGTCGTCTTCGGGCTCGTGTACGCCCTCGTCTGGGAGACCCTCTTCGGGTCCCTGGTGGACGGGGCACGCACCCTCAGCGTCCAGCAGTGGGCACTCGCCGTCGCCCAGAAGGTCACCGACGGCAACCTGGTGACCTCCGACGTGGGGCTGCCGACGGCGGTGATCCTGCTGACGGTCGTCACGGCGGGCACGACCTGGTACGCGGGACAGAAGCTGCGGACGCTGAAGCTCGCCGGCGAGGAGTGACGGGACCCTCCGGGGCGAGCCGCCCCGGAGGCCCCTCTCTCGCGGTCTTGACGGAGGCTTCACGCCCGCCCGGGCAGACTGGGCGGACGGATACACGGGACACACCGGCCAGGAAGGGCGGCCAGAGGGCGGGAGGAACGGGGATGACGGAGTATTCGTCCGACGGAGGCGAGACGCGGGGCGCGGGCGAGGACGTCTGGGACGACCTCGTGCTGGACGAGGACTTCATACGGTCCGCCGAGACGGCCGAACCGTCGGCGCGGGCCCGGATGTTGGCGGCGCGGTGGCGGGGGCAGGCTCCGGATCCCCAGCCCTGGCGCTCGGACGAGCCGCCCGCCGGGTGGTTCTTCAGCAAGGCACGACGTCGCAAGTGGCGCCGCCGCTGACCGTCCGGAGTGGCCGGGGCCGCGCGGCCGATATTCGGTGGCGGGCAACTCGGCCGCCGGGCACAGTAGTTGGTGTCCAGGTCGCCGGATCGGATCGGCGTCACGTTCTGGGAGAGGAGCCCGGCGATGCTGTCCTTCAGGTGCAGTACGTCGAGTTCCCCGCAGGGCGGCCCACGACGGACTCCGGAGTAGTTACCCCTCCGTCGAGTCCGTCCCCCCAGTGGGGGGCTGCCCGGGGCGGCCGCTTCGAGCACGCGAATCGCTTCGCGTGGGCCGCCCACCCGGAGGATTGGCCGAGTGGTAAGGCACCGGCTTGCTAAGCCGTGGTCGGGTTCTGCCCGCGCACGTTCGATCCGTGCATCCTCCGCCGTTTCGCTGTCGCTGTGACTTGGCCGGGTTCGTTGGGCCAGGGGTGTGTGTAGAGAGGCCCCGGGGCTGCGCCGGGCCTGGTGGGCCGGGAGGTGTGTGTAGAGAGGCCCCAGGGCTGCGCCGACCTCATTGGGCCAGGGCGTGTGTAGACAGGCTCACGAGGCTGTGCCGGGTTCGTTGGGCCAGGGGTGTGTGTAGAGAGGCCCCGGGGCTGCGCCGACCTCATTGGGCCAGGGCGTGTGTAGACAGGCTCACGAGGCTGTGCCGGGCTCGTTGGGCCGCGGGGTTGGACAGGCTCAACTGGGCTGTGCCGGGTTCGTTGGGCCAGGGGGTGGGTGCGGCGAGGCTCCCGGGCGCTGTGCCGGGCTCGGTGGGCGAGGGCGTGTGTGTAGAGAGGCTCACGGGGCTGTGCCGGGCTCGTTGGGCCGCGGGGTTGGACAGGCTCAACTGGGCTGTGCCGGGTTCGTTGGGCCAAGGGGTGTGGGCGGAGAGGCTTCTCGGGGGCTGTGCCGGGTCTCGGGGCGGCGGTCGGTGGAGCCGGGCGGGCGGCGCCGGGTGGGCCGGGTGTCGTTTGCCGGGCGCACACGTCTGGTTCGAGGCGCCGCCAGGATGTTGCCGCGTCAGCGCGCGTGGGGCGCTGAGGCCGCCCGGCCACAGGTCTCTCGTCCCTCCGGTGCTGTCGCCCCGCTTCCCCGGGCCCCGCCGCGGCGGGGGCCTTCGGATCGGTCAAGGCAGCAGGCGTTCCAGTACCTCGGCGATGCCGTCGTCCTCGTTCGAGGAGGTCACTTCGTCGGCGACGGCCTTGAGGTCGGGGTGGGCGTTGGCCATGGCCACGCCGTGGGTGGACCAGGTGAACATCGGGACGTCGTTGGGCATGTCGCCGAAGGCGATGGTGTCCGTGCGCTTCACCCCGAGGCGGCGGGCGGCGATGGAGAGCCCGGTGGCCTTGGTGAGGCCGAGGGGAAGCAGCTCGACGATGCCCTCACCGGCCATGGCGACCGTGACGAAGCCGCCGGCGGCCTGACGGGCGGCCTCGGTGAGTTCGTCCGAGGTCAGGGTGGGGTGCTGTATGTAGATCTTGTTGAGCGGGGACGTCCAGAGGTCGGAGACGTCCGTGAGCGGGATCGTGGGGAGCGAGCCGTGCAGGGAGTACCCGCTGCCGACCAGGATCTCGCCGTCCAGGCCCGCGCGGCTGGCGGCCAGGTGCAGGGGGCCGACCTCCGCCTCGATCTTCGCGAGGGCGACCGCGGCGAGCTGTCGGTCCAGGGTGACGGCCGTGAGCAGCCGGTGCTCTCCGGCGTCGTAGACCTGTGCGCCCTGGCCGCAGACGGCCAGCCCCCGGTAGCCAAGGTCGTCGAGGATGTGGCGGGTCCAGGGGACGGCCCGGCCGGTGACGACGATGTGGGCGGCGCCCGCCGCAGTGGCCGCGGCGAGCGCTTCCCGGGTGCGCCGGGAGACCGTGTCGTCGGACTGGAGAAGCGTTCCGTCGAGGTCGGTCGCGATCAGCTTGTAGGGGAAGCCCGGGGGCGTCACGGACCGTTCGGAGACCGTGGTCGTTCCGGAGGCCGTGGCCGCGTCGGACGCGACGGGCGCCTCGGACACCGCGCTCTCGCCGGGGTCCGTGGATCCCCCGGTGGCTGCCGTTTCGCTCACTTGGCTACCGGCTCCAGCACCTCGCGGCCGCCCAGGTACGGACGCAGGATCTCGGGGACGCGGACCGAGCCGTCGGCCTGCTGATGGTTCTCGAGGATCGCCACGATGGTGCGCGGGACGGCGCAGAGCGTGCCGTTGAGCGTGGCCAGCGGCTTGACCTGCTTGCCGTCACGGACACGGATCTGCAGGCGGCGCGACTGGAACTCCGTGCAGTCGGACGTCGAGGTCAGCTCGCGGTACTTGCCCTGGGTCGGGATCCACGCCTCGCAGTCGAACTTGCGCGAGGCCGAGGAGCCGAGGTCGGCGGAGGCGACGTCGATGACGCGGAAGGGCAGTTCGAGCGACGTCAGCCACTGCTTCTCCCAGTCCAGCAGACGCTGGTGCTCCGCCTGCGAGTCCTCCGGCGCGACGTACGAGAACATCTCGACCTTGTCGAACTGGTGGACGCGGAAGATGCCCCGGGTGTCCTTGCCGTGCGAACCGGCCTCGCGGCGGAAGCAGGGGGAGAAGCCCGCGTACCGCAGGGGGAGGCGGTCGGCGTCGATGATCTCGTCCATGTGGTACGCCGCCAGCGCGACCTCGGAGGTGCCGACCAGGTACAGGTCGTCCTTGTCGAGGTGGTAGACGTCCTGGGCGGCCTGGCCGAGGAAGCCGGTGCCGGCCATCGAGTGCGGGCGGACCAGCGCCGGGGTCAGCATCGGGGTGAAGCCGGCCGCGGTGGCCTGGGCGATCGCCGCGTTGACCAGGGCGAGTTCCAGGAGGGCGCCGATGCCCGTCAGGAAGTAGAAGCGCGAGCCGGAGACCTTGGCGCCGCGCTCGGTGTCGATGGCACCGAGGATCGTGCCGAGTTCCAGGTGGTCCTTCGGCTCGAAGCCCTCGGCCGCGAAGTCACGGATCTCGCCGTGCGTCTCCAGCGTGACGAAGTCCTCCTCGCCGCCGACGGGGACGTCGGGGTGGACGAGGTTGCCGAGCTGGAGGAGAAGCTCCTGGGTCTCGGTGTCGGCCGCGTCGCGCTCGGCGTCGGCGGCCTTGACGTCGGCCTTGAGCTGTTCCGCACGCTTGAGCAGCTCGGCCTTCTCCTCGGCGGAGGCCTTGGGGATCAGCTTGCCGAGCGACTTCTGCTCGGCACGGAGCTCGTCGAAGCGGACGCCGGACGACCTGCGCCGCTCGTCGGCGGACAGGAGGGAGTCGACGAGCGCGACGTCCTCTCCACGGGCGCGCTGGGACGCGCGCACACGGTCGGGGTCCTCACGGAGCAGGCGAAGGTCAATCACCCCTCAAGGCTACCGGTGCGTGGTTCCGACCCACGA encodes the following:
- a CDS encoding MerR family transcriptional regulator; protein product: MSRRVERDERDDAPAGAVYRIDDLAHHSGVTVRTIRAYQDRGLLPSPERRGRANVYSDAHLTRLRQIADLLDRGYTLASIKELLEAWDTGRGLGGVLGLAAEVEGPWTDERAVRISRTELIERFGGPPDETAVADAVDLGVLVPVPDDEDLFLVPSPQELSVAAELHAAGVPLSAIAGHLRELRGQVEHIATRFLEFTTEHVFALSLGQHRPPTEADAVEAAALVRRLRPLARQTVDAELARAMRLFATRRLRRHLGSDARAEPAEESRSVLIAASTIRAVEKLVGPEQVSAFVTAAAEREVQSRALDALAANTEEIG
- a CDS encoding SDR family oxidoreductase codes for the protein MADAGTLEDARERRVRADGVELSVAELGDPERPTILFVHGYPDSKEVWSEVAVRLAERFHVVLYDVRGHGGSTAPKPLRGGFTLEKLTDDFLAVADAVSPDRPVHLVGHDWGSVQGWEFATVERTEGRVASFTSMSGPSLDHMGHWIKRRVRRPTPSRIGQLLGQGARSWYIYVLHTPVLPELAWRGPLGKWWPGMVRRAEKLPPGDYPSASLPTDAAHGAWLYRDNMRARLSRPRDDAYAHVPVQLITPQGDQFLSERLYDDLESWVPRLTRRTLPAKHWIPRTRPDQLVGWIADFVTATEGGREAPTATGKHTDRFGGQLVLVTGAADGIGRATALAFAESGARVVAVDVNAEGAARTAESSRLRGAPEAWAEAVDVSDEQAMAKLAEKVATEYGVVDVLVNNAGIGLSGSFLDTSVEDWRKVLDVNLWGVIHGCRLFGRQMAERGQGGHIVNIASAAAYLPSRSLPAYSTSKAAVLMLSECLRAELAGRDIGVSAICPGIVNTSITSTARFAGVDAAEEKRRQRRAAKLYGLRNYPPEKVAEAVLRAVVRDQAVVPVTPEARGGRFMSRFTPRALRALARMEPPL
- a CDS encoding ABC transporter ATP-binding protein, with the protein product MIATESLSKRFPRVTALDRLSVDIGPGVTGLVGANGAGKSTLIKILLGLSPASEGRAEVLGLDVAAKGGAIRERVGYMPEHDCLPPDVSATEFVVHMARMSGLPPTAARERTADTLRHVGLYEERYRPIGGYSTGMKQRVKLAQALVHDPQLVFLDEPTNGLDPVGRDEMLGLIRRIHTDFGISVLVTSHLLGELERTCDHVVVVDGGKLLRSSSTRDFTQSTATLAIEVTDSDEHPDGTGALRQALHARGVTVSDGSGLPGAGHILLLTAQGEETYDLVRDVVADLGLGLVRMEQRRHQIAEVFQDHDAQTGTRSAQDAGKEAVGHGG
- a CDS encoding ABC transporter permease subunit produces the protein MAVEQHGAPAPSLSGGPARTGEQSRIHNIGYRSYDGPRLGRAYARRSLYSQSLRGAYGLGRSAKSKVLPMLLFAVMCVPAAIMVAVAVATQANDLPVKYTDYAVIMQAVIGLYVASQAPQAVSRDLRFKTVPLYFSRPIETADYVRAKFAALTSALFVLTAVPLLVLYIGALLAKLDFTDQTKGLAQGLVSVALLSLLFAGIGLVISAVTPRRGFGIAAVIAVLTISYGAVSVVQAIATEQNSSATVPWLGFFSPITLIDGVQTAFLGATSAFPGGHGPSDGQGALYVLVVLGLIAGSYGLLMRRYRKVGL
- a CDS encoding ABC transporter ATP-binding protein, which gives rise to MTTLNIDHVSRWFGNVVAVNDVTMTIGPGVTGLLGPNGAGKSTLINMMGGFLAPSTGSVTLDGTPVWRNEQIYKHIGIVPEREAMYDFLTGREFVVANAELHGLGATAAQRALATVEMEYAQDRKISTYSKGMRQRVKMASALVHEPSLLLLDEPFNGMDPRQRMQLMDLLRRMGDEGRTVLFSSHILEEVEQLAAHIEVIVAGRHAASGDFRRIRRLMTDRPHRYLVRSSDDRALAAALIADPSTAGIEVDLAEGALRIQAVDFGRFTTLLPRVARDHGIRLLTVSPSDESLESVFSYLVAA
- a CDS encoding ABC transporter permease is translated as MYDPTVARLTYRALLGRRRALILSALPALLIVLSVAVRALSGADDQVAADLLGGFALATMVPIIGVIAGTGAIGPEIDDGSVVYLLAKPVKRPTIIFTKLIVAIAVTMAFSAVPTLIAGLILNGNGQQIAVAYTVAALVASIAYAAMFLLLGTVTRHAVVFGLVYALVWETLFGSLVDGARTLSVQQWALAVAQKVTDGNLVTSDVGLPTAVILLTVVTAGTTWYAGQKLRTLKLAGEE
- a CDS encoding HAD family hydrolase, translated to MTPPGFPYKLIATDLDGTLLQSDDTVSRRTREALAAATAAGAAHIVVTGRAVPWTRHILDDLGYRGLAVCGQGAQVYDAGEHRLLTAVTLDRQLAAVALAKIEAEVGPLHLAASRAGLDGEILVGSGYSLHGSLPTIPLTDVSDLWTSPLNKIYIQHPTLTSDELTEAARQAAGGFVTVAMAGEGIVELLPLGLTKATGLSIAARRLGVKRTDTIAFGDMPNDVPMFTWSTHGVAMANAHPDLKAVADEVTSSNEDDGIAEVLERLLP
- the serS gene encoding serine--tRNA ligase — translated: MIDLRLLREDPDRVRASQRARGEDVALVDSLLSADERRRSSGVRFDELRAEQKSLGKLIPKASAEEKAELLKRAEQLKADVKAADAERDAADTETQELLLQLGNLVHPDVPVGGEEDFVTLETHGEIRDFAAEGFEPKDHLELGTILGAIDTERGAKVSGSRFYFLTGIGALLELALVNAAIAQATAAGFTPMLTPALVRPHSMAGTGFLGQAAQDVYHLDKDDLYLVGTSEVALAAYHMDEIIDADRLPLRYAGFSPCFRREAGSHGKDTRGIFRVHQFDKVEMFSYVAPEDSQAEHQRLLDWEKQWLTSLELPFRVIDVASADLGSSASRKFDCEAWIPTQGKYRELTSTSDCTEFQSRRLQIRVRDGKQVKPLATLNGTLCAVPRTIVAILENHQQADGSVRVPEILRPYLGGREVLEPVAK